In a single window of the Populus alba chromosome 16, ASM523922v2, whole genome shotgun sequence genome:
- the LOC118044981 gene encoding peptidyl-prolyl cis-trans isomerase FKBP16-4, chloroplastic, protein MELISLFPTYHQNPTAILLREPVLSIPITKRRLSTVNSSALKCRSSPSSSDDETTKPTSLSLHQEGRRALVAALLSTAVGIYVCDVAEAASTSRRALRASKIPESEFTTLSNGLKYYDLKVGGGPKAVKGSRVAVHYVAKWKGITFMTSRQGLGVGGGTPYGFDVGQSERGAVLKGLDLGVEGMRVGGQRLLVVPPELAYGSKGVQEIPPNATIELDVELLAIKQSPFGSPVKVIEG, encoded by the exons ATGGAACTGATCTCCCTCTTCCCTACCTATCATCAAAACCCCACTGCCATTCTACTCCGCGAGCCTGTCCTCTCCATTCCCATCACAA AGAGGAGGCTGTCCACCGTAAATTCAAGTGCGTTGAAATGTCGCTCCTCACCGTCTTCCTCCGATGATGAGACTACAAAACCAACCTCACTATCTTTGCACCAGGAGGGAAGAAGGGCACTCGTTGCTGCTCTCCTTTCAACTG CTGTTGGGATCTATGTCTGTGATGTGGCCGAGGCTGCTAGCACGAGTAGAAGAGCT CTTAGAGCATCAAAAATACCGGAGAGTGAATTCACAACCCTCTCCAATGGTCTGAA GTACTATGACTTGAAGGTCGGGGGTGGACCTAAGGCCGTGAAGGGATCTCGGGTTGCA GTTCACTATGTTGCCAAGTGGAAGGGAATCACGTTTATGACTAGTAGACAGGGACTCGGTGTTGGAGGTGGAACG CCTTATGGATTTGACGTGGGCCAATCTGAGAGGGGAGCGGTCCTTAAAGGATTAGATCTTGGGGTTGAAGGCATGCGTGTAGGAGGCCAG CGTTTGCTAGTAGTTCCTCCTGAGCTAGCATATGGTAGTAAGGGAGTACAAGAAATTCCTCCAAATGCAACCATAGAG TTGGATGTTGAACTGCTGGCCATCAAGCAAAGCCCCTTTGG GTCTCCCGTAAAAGTTATTGAAGGTTGA